The Labrus mixtus chromosome 21, fLabMix1.1, whole genome shotgun sequence nucleotide sequence AAGTCAAGTTTATACTCAACATTTTTGACAAACTGCAACCTcttgtgttgaaaaaagaagccgaTGCTGGAGTgtaaaaccctgcagttcctggagtgtccactagaggctggctgcagaagcacaggaagtcacatacacacccattctaaaaagcctgtttttacagcagagattaacatgtttacagcctggttcaaaaaaccaaataggtgtgattagctcatgtctcgatggacacacactgtacggggggtgaatgttttgatgactcatcagttttgatttgatgaaggataagagttattcacaataaggcgtgtagctgacctgattgacaggtgggcgcggtgtaacggtttgtcaggaggtttaaaacccgcctcagctccagctctcagcctgtcgttaggttgactgaaagttagactgagacagcatttccagcatggagaccgccatcgatgggactccagcgccccctgcaggaacagacgggggacgccactcAGGCTCCTTcatccgttaatatttacagtctatggtataaAGTTGAAATACAAATTTAATAAATTTCCTTACATTAATTTGATTTCCTAACCCTAGCTAAATTaactagtctttttttttttttaacagtaggctaatttatttttcattattattatttctttattatgttttaatttgaaaatctctgctgttgtttttttttgcatgactCAGCAGTTTTTTCGTCTCTGACCGTTTTGTGTCTCTATACGATCTTTGTTGATTTTCTAACAGAGGTTAATCATTACTTAAAAAAGAATCTAAGTATCGATCAGCGGCCATCAAACAGTTAACACTGAGGAGCTCGATCGACCAATCGCGGAGGAGGTCCGCCCTCTGACGTCACAGCAGCGCTTCCGCCCGCGGACAAACAGTCAGATGATAATCGGGACATTTGAGTGAAACATTATCAAACAGCTGCAGCGGACAGGTGAGTGTTTAATGACATTATTAACCTGTTATGAACTCTGCAGCACCTGAACGCTTCATGTGGAGAATAAAGTGTTAAATATCGTGAGAACAGGAGCGAGAACCTTCAACTTTAAAGAGATTATGTTCTTTGTTTGGTCGTTCTGCTGCCTGTTGTAGAATATCTATTACACATTTAATACAACAAACGAGTTTTTACTGATGTTTAAACTGcgagaaacaaactgaaacctGCAGAAACAACCAACAGACAACAGAAAGTTACAGAAAAAGAGCTTAAAAATAAGATaacagcagcagacaggtcaAAGAAAAGACTCAACAACGTGtttaaaacaacttaaaacccgagaagagacagaaaatagtCTGTACATGAAGTAACGCTGAtgtcagctttttaaaaacgtttCAGAGCAGTCAGGAAACAGAATGAAcatcatgttctctctctgcagacacttgatttattttagCTTCAGAGAAATAACAGAAAGAAGAATCAGAGGATGACCTCTGCAGGTAGGAAACATTTATCAAGGTGAGTTATTGTAAAGAGTTGAGACTGCTCAGAGACTGACTGACATGTCACAGTGTGAAACAGAAAGATGtctgaaaacatgttaaaacagaAACTTAAGAGCTACAAGAAGAGACTTAAAAACTGTTCGCTGATAGAAACcagaatgttaaaaataaaatgttaaatgttaaaaaagtttGTCATGTCTGGATATACAATATCTATATttactgaatgtaaaaaaataagtagGACTACATTTTTACATCACATCAGCCGGGTCTTCAACCGGCTGAATCAGAATTTTTCACTTGAAATGAATTTGCAAAAACGTGtttggttaccatggcaacaaaaaataGCAGTCCTAGATACTTTATGTtgggttatttatttttttgtgttttttttagtctacaaaATATTACAGACAAACTCCGGCACGTTGTCTCAAGCAGGACTGAATTCTGGATATTAGTCTGGTATctgaagaggtgccaggtcgattcctgagcactgctgaggtgcacttgagcaaggcactgaaccccaagtttctcccgcctcttcctctgtggcgtgtgaatgtgattagttacctctgatggtcacttcacttacaggtgtgacctgcaggtaaaagtccatttaccgtctCCCATGAATTTGGCAGGTGAGGGGTTAAAACTCGTCTGTAAGCAGGATGAAGGTCGGCGTTACAAAACGTCtctaaaaagaagaaggaagtgTTTCAGAGAAATCCAAACGAGACGTGAGGTCATCCAGCTCAAACACGAAAGGTCATTCAGAAAATCCCGTTTTATTCATGTTGATTTGAACGCTTCACGGTGCGGTCCCACGTGATGACATCACTTCTTCACAGCATCAAAGAACGTtattcaaactttaaatcacaaacatgatttaaaagaGTCTCCGTTTGTTTCTGAGTCTGGACAGAGTGAACAGTTGGACCCTCATTGATCTGAGTCAGAGCAGGTAAACCACCTGGGACAGTAcagataatgtgtgtgtgtaaccctgaacacacacacacacacacacacacacacacacacacacacacacacacacactgttattaAAATAACACCGATAAACACATCCAGACGTGTTCTTAACAAAGCTGCAGGGTCGACGACTCGACTCGTCGGCCGACTCAGTCCAGTCGGTTTCCAGCATCAGGTTTTCATGATATCAGGACCTGtttggttaccatggcaacaacaatagaaaaaaagtcCTAGGTACTTAATGTTGGGCAATGGAGCTCAACCGTGTAGTTCAAGAAGTGAAAATCCCCGTTAATAATCTCCatagtggatttgattattatccatgatgtcatcaccatcacaggtagactgaccacgagcgaCCTGAGTGAGGCCCGATGGTTTACGCTCCCGTAGGAGACACGAGTTCGTCTGATATAAAGAACACGGTTTATTAATGATAttggggaaaagaactacactacccacgatcatagagagtcacagcgacgtctctgattggtgcagctcgctgtaaccatggcaatgtttcccgcctTTTTTTGGCGTTGAATGCGAACAGATAGTTACGCTAGCAGGTGAGCTAACAGGAAATAACCTCAtcagtgaatgtagtttatatatacaacaacacaaactacaagatagtacAACACGTGTTGTAACAGAATGACTAAAGTTATGTTTAAAAATTAGAAGAGGTGTCATTTGCAAAGGATTGTGGGATTTGTAGTTCCTAGACCCAGGACGTCAATTAGGtaacacagtcttgtaccttcgactttttctctgttttttaaagcagcttttgcgtcgaatcaaatgttttatagtcaaGGTCGTTGAGGTatctggttgtcatggttacggGCTTTAATCTCTTGATAtgaggattttgtgaaatgttaatGGAACAAAACATTGACAACGTTTCTGTTCGcaatgttgccaatgtttttgggCAATTCAGACGGCATGCAGGAAATTTTCtgcaattttttattttcttctggtCTGCCATGTGGGAAACGAGCCACAGGTAGGACCCAAACCCGGTCCAACCCGCCTACAGGACCTCGGCCTCACAGTAACAGTTGATCCTAAACAGAATAAAAGCGtaaagacatgaagaagaaacacgcaaaaataaaatcaatcataTGACACAAAACTGCTGAGTCACCGCTCTGAAGAAATCTCCTCTTCACTTTAACTTtcacacagagaagaaacaggaagaagtTCTGGtttacctcccccccccccccccctctctgttctctgttttaaaCCACATCAGCTGATCTCTGCACGTTATCTCTGGTCTCTGTTGGTTTTTTATCCGTGAGAATAATATATACATAGTGTTTAATTTGAAGTGTGGAAATCAAACGGACTCAAATAAGCTGAGTCATGATTCAGCCGAGGGCGCGTTCTCCAATCAGCAGCTAGTACACAAacattggcaacgttttggTACCAGTGTGCGGGAGttttcaggagtgtgaaaaCGACTTAAACTTCTGggttttgttgccgtggtaacaggTATTGTTAGATTTTACTAGAGTCATCTCGAGGTTTAAAAATTTGGGATCATGACGACCCCCAAAACCTGCTataggtgtgtttgtggagttTGGGTgtctttgacctttgacctctgaagTAGGTCTGAATGTTTAGGAGCAGGATGACATCAGGCGATCAAAGTCCGACAGTCACTGAGGTTATCAGTGCGGCGTGTCACGGCAGACCTGATCCAGGTCGAGGTGTGTTCAAGGACTCAGTGACAGGGTGTGGAAATTACAGTTTCATAAACATCACTTCCTTAAATCCTGATGGCGAtgtgtcactttaatgtttatttacatcagtttaatgacagggtgtgtgtgtgtgtgtgtgtgtgtgtgtgtgtgtgtgtgtgtgtgtgtgtgtgtgtgtgtgtgtgtgtgtgtgtcagacagacgatgctgtgtgtgttggtgtgtgtgtttttgctctcCGGTCCGGCAGAAAGCAGCCCGTCTGCTCACAGACTCTCCGATGCCCACCGACGCTTCGATGTACGAGAGCAGCTGGACCCTGAAGTACACATGAACATTGTGAGTACACACAATATACACAAAAAGCAGCTAAGTTGAGTTGAGTTCTGCTGTGAGTGAGGACCAGATTACGGAGCTCCGCCCACTTTGTTCCTCTTATCAGAGGGCGTCAGTGTGTTTCTaacacaataagaaaaacattttagacaCAAGCCAGCAGGgataaaacagtgtgtgtgtgtgtgtgtgtgtgtgtgtgtgtgtgtgtgtgtgtgtgtgtgtgtgtgtgtctgtgtctgtgtgtgtgtgtgtgtgtgtgtgtgtgtgtgtgtgtgtttgtgtgtgtgtgtgtgtgtgtgtctgtgtgtgtgtgtgtgtgtgtgtgtgtttgtgtgtgtgtgtgtgtgtctgtgtgtgtgtgtgtgtgtgtgtgtgtgtttgtgtgtgtgtgtgtgtgtgtgtctgtgtgtgtgtgtgtgtgtgtgtgtgtgtttgtgtgtgtgtgtgtgtgtgtgtgtgtgtgtgtgtgcagtcagaGATCATCAGGCGGTGGGGCTACCCTGCAGAGGAGCACGAGGTGGTGACGGAGGACGGATACATCCTGACCGTCAACAGGATCCCACAGGGACTCAAACCcaccacaggtcacacacacacacacacacacacacacacacacacacacacacacagagacacacacacacacacacagagacacacacagagacacacacacacacacacacacacacacacacacacacacacacagagacacacacacacacagacacacacacacacacacacacacacacacacacacacacacacacacacacacacacacacactcctcctgtcctccctcTGATGGAGGCACAGATCACTTCTAACATCTCAGTAACATTCATAGTGAAGGAGAGACGTCACAGAGGCGTTTGAACCTCTGAGCGGTGTGTTCAATGACCCCCCGGAAGTTTGGACTTAGTTTTGTATGCTGTTTAAAGAATctctgaacaggaagtgattcTGTCAGCTGACTGCAGctcagctttatttttaaattaagacaTAAAGTTCAGGTTCCCCTTAACCACATCACTGAAGAGGCGGAGCCTGAGTTTCACTGAAGCACGTCTTATTGGCTCAGATAATCTGCACACTGTAAACCATTAGAAGGTCGACCTGCAGCACggcctcctgtgtgtgtgtgtgtctttaaatgtcctctgtgtgtgtgtcctcaggtgtGCGCCCGGTCGTCTACCTGCAGCACGGCCTCCTGGCTGCGGGCAGTAACTGGATCACTAACCCTCCTAACTCCAGTCTGGGCTACGTGCTCGCTGACGCCGGGTACGACGTGTGGCTCGGAAACAGCCGAGGAAACACCTGGTCCAGGAAACACAAGAGCCTCAGACCGGAGCAGGACGAATTCTGGAGATTCAGGTAAAGACACCTGGACACCATGATGACACtttaatgacatcacaacacctgtgtgacatcacaacacctgtgtgtgtgtgtgtgtctgtgtgtgtctgtgtgtgtgtgtgtgtgtgtgtgtgtgtgtgtgtgtgtgtgtgtgtgtgtgtgtgtgtgtgtgtgtgtgtgtgtgtgtgtgtgtagtcatgACGAGATGGCTCTGAAGGATCTCCCGGCTTCTGTAGACTACATCCTGAAGGTGACGGGTCAGGAACAGATCTACTACATCGGACACTCTCAGGGGACCACAATaggtaatacacacacagacacacacacacacagacacacacacacacagacacacacacagacagacacacacacagacacacagacacacacacacacacacacacacacacacagacacacacacacacacacacacagacacacacacacacagacacacacacagacacacacacacacacacacagacacacacacacagacacacacacagacacacacacacacagacacacagacacacacacacacacacacagacacacacacagacacacacacagacacacacacacagacacacacacacacagacacacagacacacacacacacacacacacacacacagacacacacacacagacacacacacagacagacacacacacagacacacagacacacacacacacacacacacacacacagacacacacacacacacacacacagacacacacacacacagacacacacacagacacacacacacacacacacacagacacacacacagacacacacacacacacacacacagacacacacacacacagacacacacacagacacacacacacacacacacacagacacacacacagacacacagacacacacacacacacacacacacacacacacacacacacagacacagacacacacacacacacacacacacacacacacacacacacagacacacacacacacacacacacacacacacacacacacacacacacacacacacacacagacacacacacacacagacacacacacagacacacacacacacacacacacagacacacacacagacacacagacacacacacacacacacacacacacacacacacacacacacaggagatgtCGACCACCTTGCTCTGTTTTCACGCTCGTCCATCTCTCTGTTTCATTTCCCAGCATTCATGGCGTTCTCCACGCTGCCTGACCTCGCCAGTAAGATCAAACTGTACTTCGCTTTGGCTCCTGTAGCGACCGTCGAGTTCACCAAGAGCCCGATGACCAAACTGTCCGTCCTGCCCGAGTTCCTCATCTGGGTGAGACCTGAACCAACGATAAAGAGTCATTAACACGTCATGAATCACgatgtcatgatgatgtatagatgatgtcatgatgatgtatagatgatgtcatgatgatgtatagatgatgtcatgatgatgtatagatgatgtcatgatgatgtatagatgatgtcatgatgatgtatagatgatgtcatgatgatgtcatgatgatgtatagatgatgtcatgatgatgtcatgatgatgtatagatgatgtcatgatgatgtatagatgatgtcatgatgatgtatagatgatgtcatgatgatgtatagatgatgtcatgatgatgtcatgatgatgtatagatgatgtcatgatgatgtcatgatgatgtatagatgatgtcatgatgatgtatagatgatgtcatgatgatgtcatgatgatgtatAGATGATATCATGATGATGTATAGATGATGTcatgtcatgatgatgtcatgatgatgtatagatgatgtcatgtcatgatgatgtcatgatgatgtatagatgatgtatagatgatgtatagatgatgtcatgatgatgtatagatgatgtcatgtcatgatgatgtcatgatgatgtatagatgatgtatagatgatgtcatgtcatgatgatgtcatgatgatgtatagatgatgtcatgtcatgatgatgtcatgatgatgtatagatgatgtcatgtcatgatgatgtcatgatgatgtatagatgatgtcatgatgatgtatagatgatgtcatgatgatgtatagatgatgtatagatgatgtcatgatgatgtatagatgatgtcatgatgatgtcatgatgatgtcatgatgatgtcatgacgttgtgtttgtattttccctCTCAGGACCTGTTCGGTAAGCAGGACTTCATGCCTCAGAGTCACATGATCGAGTGGTTTGCAGAACACGTGTGTGGGGAGACGAAGCTCAGAGAGCTGTGTGGAAacatcttcttcatcctctgcGGCTTCGACGAGAAAAACCTCAACGTGGTGAGAATCAGAcgctgttttgttttaaaactcGAGCCGGGTCACACAGAGACGCAGCGCCCTGTAGGATCGGCCGGTGTCTGAACGCATGTGGGGGAAAAACATCTGGGAGTGCCTGTGGCTGCATGCAGATAAGGGCGGCTAAAAAACAGAAGTGGGAAACATGGATTCAAGCAAATGTAGAGCTTTTGCTCctagaagaggagggggggggggctataaGCTCCTGATCTGAAAGTAATAAAACATGGTTTAACTTTTATATGAATGCAGGCAGAGACTAATCtgttaaagacagagagaggagttacctgcacagaaacaagttcagaaatcttttttttttttgtctctgtgcagACTCGCACTCCCGTCTACACCACACACTGTCCTGCAGGAACCTCAGTGCAGAACATGATCCACTGGtcccaggtaacacacacacacacacactcacacacacacgagaaccCTCGCTGACAGCTGGCGGTTCTATCAGATCATCGCTTCAGTTTTCTTCTGACTCTCCTGCTTTTTAAACCGACATCATTCAGCTTCATCACTCTTTAAactcagggttggtcatttcctccagatccactttttaacattctggtgtaaattgtctttaggtcctgacagacattaataactcaggttctctgaaaaaggaacaaagaaaatccatcatctgtatcagtttgtaagtctgtaaaaacttcaaccaatgtctgccacgaggtaccaatctgatgaaccaatcagacgcctccctgtctccatgcatgtaagtgagggggcgtggcttaagagggagaacagagaggagggggcgggtgcagacggagcactgagggaatgaccaaccctgcctttaatgtctTTCTATTCTTATCAAACATTCATCGCACCAAAGATACATCggaaacttttttgtttttgtctgagcACACTGAGGTCACTCAAAGCctgagtttgttgttgttgttgttgttgttgtttcaggcCGTTCATGGAGGACGGCTGAGTGCCTATGACTTTGGAGTTGCAGGAAACATGAAGCACTACAACCAGGTGAGCCCGCCCCCGTACCTGCTCTGATCACACCTGAGAGACCTTCATGT carries:
- the lipf gene encoding gastric triacylglycerol lipase, whose protein sequence is MLCVLVCVFLLSGPAESSPSAHRLSDAHRRFDVREQLDPEVHMNISEIIRRWGYPAEEHEVVTEDGYILTVNRIPQGLKPTTGVRPVVYLQHGLLAAGSNWITNPPNSSLGYVLADAGYDVWLGNSRGNTWSRKHKSLRPEQDEFWRFSHDEMALKDLPASVDYILKVTGQEQIYYIGHSQGTTIAFMAFSTLPDLASKIKLYFALAPVATVEFTKSPMTKLSVLPEFLIWDLFGKQDFMPQSHMIEWFAEHVCGETKLRELCGNIFFILCGFDEKNLNVTRTPVYTTHCPAGTSVQNMIHWSQAVHGGRLSAYDFGVAGNMKHYNQSTPPVYRVQDMKVPTAVFSGGQDTLADPEDMAILLTQVTNLVFHKHIDHWDHLDFIWGMDAPEQMFRSILKLLQEHR